TTTTCCATCTAATTCATTTTCATACCATTTGCTTACATAGGGGTCATCAGGCAATGGGTCGCCTTTTTGAAATTTTTCTAGATTTTTAGAAGTATAATACTTGGTTCCAGTAGCTCTAATGCCATCTTCTACTTTTTTCTTATAAGCCGGATCTGGAGCTCCTTTCCATTTTTCCTTTATTTGTATTGCCTTAAAATCTTGTACATAGGCGTATTCCAACCAGAGTAAGGGTCGCTCCGACGGCTCTTTCTTTGCCCAAATTAGGTAACACATACCTTCAAGCATACTCCTTGCAATCTGCCCAGCATCCATACATAATCCTGCATCCACCAGTAACTTAATTGCCTTAAGACGGTCGTGTTGCGAGGAAGCAAAGCATAATGCCATAAAAGCCATATGATCTGATTTATCAATCCTGGGAAGAAATGATAAAATTTCACACGAAAGTGAGATAAGACTGTCAATATAATTTTTTAGTATAGGTAAGTTACGTTCTGGATTAGTCATTACTGATGTTATTTCCATTCAACCCACCCCTTTTCCCTAGGAGGCCCCTCGGAAACATAGCTGCGATTTCACGCAAGATGATTTAATACTATTCAATGCACCTCATCACACAGTTCTCTTTTGAAATTCTGCACTGGCAATTGCCCCGCCATTTGACCATTTTCCACCCGAGTGATACGCTATCCTCCTCTTACATATATTCTGAAACTTCTGGTTCTTCGGCTTCACGGAAGTCATAAGCAATGATACGGGTCTGGCAGGCCAGGCCGCCTCTTTGCGGAGTCGGCTCAATGGCGGGCGTGTCTGGCCTGCCGGACCACACCTGAGCGCACAGCCTGCGTGAGGCAGAAGAGCGGCCCTTTCGGCAGCAAGCTTTGTCGAGGGATACGGCGCGAATGTCGCCACAACATCCTATGTTTGGCGACCCGTAGGGTTTGCGAATGCAAACATTCGCGCAGAGATACCCCCGCACACCACCTCCCCCACCCAAGGCGAATGTCGTCAAAGGGCGCCCTTTGAC
This genomic interval from Thermodesulfobacteriota bacterium contains the following:
- a CDS encoding DUF5677 domain-containing protein, with product MEITSVMTNPERNLPILKNYIDSLISLSCEILSFLPRIDKSDHMAFMALCFASSQHDRLKAIKLLVDAGLCMDAGQIARSMLEGMCYLIWAKKEPSERPLLWLEYAYVQDFKAIQIKEKWKGAPDPAYKKKVEDGIRATGTKYYTSKNLEKFQKGDPLPDDPYVSKWYENELDGKTIRKVFKEIMVEQLYDIAYADTSGWLHWNITTLEYTLHYEGDTINYCSADPHTACIALSTGFQALDRSLQILDAHLKLGFEERLQELKFKFNQALK